One Triticum dicoccoides isolate Atlit2015 ecotype Zavitan chromosome 5B, WEW_v2.0, whole genome shotgun sequence genomic window carries:
- the LOC119306150 gene encoding BTB/POZ and MATH domain-containing protein 1-like — protein MLASESSMVRVPSRCTAETARATVAFEITGYSLHKGLGRGKFLCSPAFSVGGYEWCIGYYPDGYEDEGSEGHVSAFLKLLTKNAEVRVLYKLLLVELSSERSIGVSCKVPRVFTSESPCWGSRKLSAAEVESVYLRNDCLMIECEIGVIKETLDIYVPPSDLLDNLATLLEGKIGADVTFKVQGEVFSAHKILLAVRSAVFNAEFYGAMRDKGAQDITVDDMQPAVFRAFLHFIYTDSMPPMDGLEDDDKREMVKHLLVAAEKYAMERMKRICESILCKSLDVETVATILALANQYHCNNLKDACIEFMLSSNRMKDVISSQGYLHLKRSSPDVIVDVLERAAKSCKI, from the coding sequence ATGCTAGCGTCGGAGAGTTCAATGGTGAGGGTGCCATCGAGGTGCACAGCAGAGACGGCGCGGGCCACGGTCGCGTTCGAGATCACCGGCTACAGCCTGCACAAGGGCCTCGGTAGAGGCAAATTCCTCTGTTCTCCTGCATTCTCCGTCGGCGGCTACGAATGGTGCATCGGCTACTACCCCGACGGTTACGAGGACGAGGGGAGCGAAGGTCACGTCTCTGCCTTCCTCAAGCTCTTGACCAAGAACGCCGAGGTGAGGGTGCTCTACAAATTGTTGCTTGTGGAGCTGTCTAGCGAGCGGTCGATTGGGGTGAGCTGCAAAGTCCCACGAGTGTTCACCAGTGAAAGTCCATGTTGGGGCTCTCGAAAGTTGTCGGCCGCTGAAGTGGAGTCGGTGTACCTGCGGAACGATTGTCTCATGATCGAGTGCGAAATCGGTGTTATCAAGGAAACACTTGATATCTATGTGCCGCCCTCTGACCTTTTGGATAATCTTGCAACCTTGCTAGAGGGGAAGATAGGAGCAGACGTGACTTTCAAGGTTCAAGGGGAGGTTTTTTCTGCTCACAAGATTTTGCTCGCGGTGAGATCGGCGGTCTTCAACGCGGAGTTCTACGGGGCGATGAGGGACAAAGGGGCGCAGGACATAACTGTTGACGACATGCAGCCTGCTGTTTTCAGGGCATTTCTTCACTTCATATACACGGATTCAATGCCTCCCATGGACGGTCTTGAGGATGATGATAAAAGAGAAATGGTTAAGCACTTACTCGTGGCTGCGGAAAAGTATGCCATGGAAAGGATGAAGAGGATATGTGAAAGCATACTATGCAAGAGTCTTGATGTTGAGACTGTGGCGACCATCTTAGCTCTAGCTAACCAGTATCATTGCAACAACCTCAAAGATGCTTGCATTGAATTTATGCTCTCTTCAAATAGAATGAAAGATGTGATCTCAAGCCAAGGTTATCTACACCTCAAAAGATCTTCTCCTGATGTCATCGTGGATGTGTTGGAGAGAGCAGCTAAGTCCTGCAAGATTTAG